Proteins co-encoded in one Arachis hypogaea cultivar Tifrunner chromosome 13, arahy.Tifrunner.gnm2.J5K5, whole genome shotgun sequence genomic window:
- the LOC112735246 gene encoding uncharacterized protein: protein MERRPSPLVDQTCTSRMFGIFNFLGGHFSRRLVFSGRHLSRDSTDAGNTSNRSSSSELSAVDEKYPHIGVNSRRRDYGCKSVSCVENAQVAADQGNKVTKMTIDPKFVNKNYLSKEGAECQPDQLLDALQILYSNKELFLKLLQDPNSLLVKQISGLQSSQMNKYQNSNGRKSGKPVKSSFDRHDSGSNIEPELPEKIVVLKPTTNKEKNSAATRFDSPWLHSHRSLIHNPQNVKFSHFPLGHIKRKLRYVMRARRKEQKTDGKPENDPCDCKALQDGKILKELKSVGNSLETSPSIFEKRFKDSELSIGEEVASVSESCNRMTNNASVSPSEQNTLDMPVKDRKSLSVRRKEHLPNFESISSLQRYYNHGYITEGMRYLDNYQMDHRTKLGLQKERQNGCSIRFLGHKNAPRDTIKTFSDKLKPFGTDIRTQESLPGGDLHAQSDNPRDDGYNDSPTFNLDKSNSTGEIEHFQDSHPEIQILSFPPKVVSSSPFSTERIEERTEFVVEHSTLQPDEYLVQAVYEQIEDIHFAELVRSSLNGTNNLASSKDMLDCSREIVKVFSLKWDELVMKCESADMHDPSTFDELKGSIGQLSCNAILLDCVMQAFMEVYQNCGFPFNIARKNPHFQAYVAKKILAQEIAEVIKLHFVPHPSQITLDQLVGKDLERSESWLNIQVDIEHIVKEVEEDVLEDLVLEMVSEMDIRDLKTLHEHQTKHRGK from the exons ATGGAGAGAAGACCATCTCCTCTGGTTGACCAAACATGCACGTCGCGAATGTtcggaatttttaattttcttggagGTCATTTCAGCAGAAGATTGGTTTTCAGTGGGAGGCATTTGAGTAGAGATAGCACTG ATGCAGGAAACACAAGCAACAGAAGTAGCTCAAGTGAGCTTAGTGCGGTTGATGAAAAGTACCCTCACATTGGT GTAAATTCCAGAAGAAGAGATTATGGTTGTAAAAGTGTCAGTTGTGTGGAGAATGCTCAGGTGGCGGCAGATCAAGGAAATAAAGTGACAAAGATGACTATTGATCCAAAATTTGTCAATAAAAACTATCTAAGCAAAGAAGGTGCAGAATGTCAACCTGATCAACTCTTGGATGCTTTACAGATATTATACTCAAACAAAGAGCTTTTCCTAAAACTTCTACAAGATCCAAACTCTCTGCTGGTGAAACAGATAAGTGGCTTACAGAGTTCTCAAATGAATAAATATCAAAACAGTAATGGAAGAAAATCTGGAAAGCCAGTTAAATCTTCCTTTGATAGACATGATTCCGGTTCAAATATTGAGCCGGAACTTCCTGAGAAAATAGTGGTTCTGAAACCTACCACAAATAAGGAGAAAAATTCTGCTGCCACTAGATTTGATAGTCCATGGCTGCATTCTCATCGAAGCTTGATTCATAATCCACAAAATGTAAAGTTTTCACATTTTCCACTTGGTCATATAAAGAGGAAGTTGAGATACGTCATGAGAGCAAGGCGAAAAGAACAGAAAACTGATGGAAAGCCTGAAAATGATCCCTGTGATTGCAAGGCCTTGCAAGATggcaaaatattaaaagaattgaAAAGTGTGGGAAATTCACTTGAGACTTCCCCTTCAATTTTTGAGAAAAGGTTCAAAGATTCTGAATTGTCCATAGGAGAGGAGGTTGCCTCAGTTAGCGAAAGTTGCAATAGGATGACAAATAATGCTTCAGTCAGCCCTTCTGAGCAAAATACACTGGACATGCCTGTTAAAGATAGGAAAAGTCTATCTGTAAGGAGAAAGGAGCATCTTCCTAACTTTGAGTCCATATCAAGCTTGCAAAGGTACTACAATCATGGTTATATCACTGAAGGGATGAGATACTTGGACAACTATCAAATGGACCATAGAACCAAGTTGGGGCTTCAAAAAGAAAGGCAAAATGGTTGTTCCATTAGATTTTTGGGACATAAAAATGCACCAAGAGATACCATTAAGACATTTAGTGATAAGTTGAAGCCTTTTGGTACTGATATTAGAACCCAAGAGAGTCTTCCTGGAGGCGATCTACATGCACAGTCTGATAATCCTAGAG ATGATGGATATAATGACAGTCCAACTTTCAACTTGGATAAAAGTAATTCAACCGGAGAAATTGAGCATTTTCAA GATTCACATCCAGAGATCCAAATTCTGTCCTTTCCACCCAAAGTTGTTTCATCAAGCCCATTTTCCACTGAAAGAATAGAAGAAAGGACTGAATTTGTTGTTGAGCATTCCACATTACAACcag ATGAATATCTGGTACAAGCAGTGTACGAACAAATCGAAGATATCCATTTTGCAGAACTTGTAAGATCCTCCTTAAATGGAACAAACAATCTAGCCTCCTCCAAGGACATGTTGGACTGCTCAAGGGAAATTGTTAAGGTTTTCAGCTTGAAATGGGATGAACTCGTGATGAAGTGCGAATCAGCCGATATGCACGATCCATCCACATTTGATGAACTGAAAGGATCGATCGGTCAACTTTCTTGCAATGCAATCTTGCTTGACTGTGTCATGCAAGCATTCATGGAAGTATATCAGAATTGTGGTTTCCCATTTAACATTGCAAGGAAAAATCCACACTTCCAAGCATATGTTGCAAAGAAAATTCTTGCTCAAGAGATTGCTGAAGTGATTAAATTGCATTTTGTGCCTCATCCATCACAAATAACATTAGACCAGCTGGTTGGAAAGGACTTAGAAAGAAGTGAATCTTGGCTAAATATCCAAGTTGATATAGAACATATTGTGAAAGAAGTGGAGGAAGATGTGCTTGAAGATTTGGTATTGGAAATGGTATCTGAGATGGACATCAGAGACTTGAAAACTTTGCATGAACATCAAACAAAGCATAGAGGAAAATAA